From Fibrobacter sp. UWR2, a single genomic window includes:
- a CDS encoding nuclease-related domain-containing protein translates to MITFIVILAAIVFCMWFFQNQIVGHIGEKHTANRIRAISKGTVFRDVYVEGSHGVQQIDIIAVTEKGIFVVEKKTYIGLIVGNAHDKQWTVIASWGKKKYSMKNPHHQNYGHIMALREKFPALKDKFIDLVIFGNNAKLGDRIPEGTIRDRDFKKFYRNLPTRMNTQEIESAARNIASLNSDRARLKAMHKQKIRGMRKGT, encoded by the coding sequence ATGATAACATTTATAGTAATTCTAGCCGCTATTGTCTTTTGCATGTGGTTCTTCCAGAACCAGATTGTCGGGCACATCGGCGAGAAGCACACGGCAAACAGAATCCGCGCCATCAGCAAGGGCACAGTCTTCAGGGATGTCTATGTGGAAGGGAGCCATGGCGTACAGCAAATCGACATCATCGCCGTGACCGAGAAAGGCATCTTCGTCGTAGAAAAGAAGACATACATCGGGCTGATTGTCGGCAACGCCCACGACAAACAATGGACAGTAATCGCGAGCTGGGGCAAAAAGAAGTACTCGATGAAGAATCCGCACCACCAGAATTACGGGCATATCATGGCCTTACGTGAAAAGTTCCCGGCACTCAAGGACAAGTTCATCGACCTCGTGATATTCGGGAACAACGCGAAACTCGGCGACAGAATCCCCGAAGGCACAATCCGCGACAGGGATTTCAAGAAGTTCTACAGGAACCTGCCGACACGAATGAACACCCAGGAAATCGAAAGCGCCGCCCGAAACATCGCCTCCCTTAACAGCGACAGGGCAAGGCTCAAGGCGATGCACAAGCAGAAAATACGAGGAATGAGGAAAGGCACATGA